A genomic segment from Nicotiana tabacum cultivar K326 chromosome 7, ASM71507v2, whole genome shotgun sequence encodes:
- the LOC107830651 gene encoding uncharacterized protein LOC107830651, whose amino-acid sequence MSLVTDEIRASASEFYTGNDICQEKSKFLLTEMGLPNGLLPMQDMLECGYVKDTGFVWLKSKKKTEHKFEKIGRQVQYGAEVTAIVEQNKIKKLTGVKAKELLMWLTLTEICVDDPPTGKIHFKATSGLSRTFPVSAFEIDVPKKEEVKEEVNEVVNKENKEVIAAAVEVKEV is encoded by the coding sequence ATGTCTCTAGTGACAGATGAGATCAGGGCCAGTGCCTCAGAATTCTACACTGGAAATGATATCTGCCAAGAAAAGTCCAAATTCTTGCTAACAGAAATGGGTTTACCAAATGGCCTACTTCCCATGCAAGACATGTTAGAATGTGGCTATGTGAAGGATACAGGATTTGTTTGGCTCAAATCCAAGAAAAAAACTGAGCATaagtttgagaaaattggaaGGCAGGTTCAATATGGAGCTGAAGTGACAGCCATTGTTGAACAAAACAAGATCAAGAAACTTACTGGGGTTAAAGCTAAAGAGCTCCTTATGTGGCTAACACTTACTGAAATCTGTGTGGATGATCCACCAACTGGAAAAATCCATTTCAAGGCTACATCTGGACTTTCTAGGACTTTTCCTGTGTCAGCTTTTGAGATTGATGTGCCTAAGAAagaagaagtcaaagaagaagtgaaTGAAGTTGTGAACAAGGAGAACAAAGAAGTGATTGCTGCTGCAGTGGAAGTGAAAGAGGTGTAA
- the LOC107810974 gene encoding uncharacterized protein LOC107810974, with translation MAIPSAFRERLEQMEQSRSERLSVLQSEKKIQQSKSQVLASRLSNIASMEQRCLKLDRKIASQYLFISSLKSRLHRLDADYLQNLQKHRDLKDEVDNLEELEKEEQSYYSLESREMEEFREQVANFLVECHVQVEELRNQVNELKVRFAQLQCNLNHSNNSEIAAAEMRKTQLLATKENLEKTLALNYQLREQLNNLLLTTLMGHSLEKK, from the coding sequence ATGGCGATTCCGTCGGCATTCAGAGAAAGACTTGAACAGATGGAGCAGAGCAGAAGCGAGCGTCTCTCTGTTCTTCAGTCGGAGAAAAAGATCCAGCAAAGCAAGTCTCAGGTGTTGGCCTCCAGACTCTCCAACATCGCATCCATGGAACAGCGTTGCCTCAAGCTTGATCGCAAAATTGCTTCTCAATACTTGTTTATCTCTTCTCTCAAGTCTCGCCTCCACCGCCTTGATGCTGATTATCTCCAGAATCTTCAGAAACACAGGGATTTGAAGGATGAGGTAGACAACTTGGAAGAGTTAGAGAAAGAGGAACAGAGCTATTACAGTTTAGAAAGTCGAGAAATGGAGGAATTCAGGGAGCAGGTGGCAAATTTCCTGGTTGAATGCCATGTACAGGTGGAGGaattgaggaatcaggtcaatgagCTCAAGGTAAGATTTGCACAACTTCAATGCAACCTTAATCATTCAAATAATTCTGAGATTGCTGCTGCTGAGATGAGAAAAACACAACTTCTCGCTACCAAGGAGAATTTGGAGAAAACCTTGGCATTGAATTACCAACTGCGGGAGCAGTTAAATAACCTACTTCTCACTACATTGATGGGCCACAGTCTAGAGAAAAAGTGA